The Deltaproteobacteria bacterium genome includes the window AGGGCTTTTCAACCGCACCGATCAGAAACCCGAGGGCGCCGTGGGAGCCCGCCTTGAGAATCAGCAGGCAGGGTATCATGGTGATGAAAATGCCGATGAAAAGGTAGGCGACTTCAACAATGGGAAACCAGGTAAAGTCGTTGTCGTCGCGGAGCCGGGAGGGGGTGGCCAAGAGCGAAGCGATTCCCAGAAAAACCAGCAGGCCGTCTCGAACCCAATCCTGAATCGCCCTGTGGATTCCCAGGGTGGAGATTTCCCCCCAGTCCACCATACCGCTCATGAGTACGGATCCGACAACGCCTGCCAGCAGGATGAAGTTGTATACCCCTTCCAGTTTGAGCGGTTGCTTTTCCCCCGTTTCATCGGGATGAGGAGCGCCTTCTTTGCGGTAGAAATAGGTGTCGAGCAGGAAATAGATTATCAGTAACAGTACCGTCACCAGCAGCATGTGGGGCAGGATTTTGAAGGTCCAGAAAAAGGTAACGCCATGGAGGAAGCCCAGAAATAGCGGGGGATCCCCCAAGGGTGTCAGCGATCCACCGATGTTTGCTATCAGAAAAATGAAAAAAACCACCATGAAGGTACGGCTTTTGCGGTAGCTGTTGGCCCTTAAGAACGGGCGAATCATCAGCATGGCGGCCCCGGTGGTGCCCATCCAGGAAGCCAGCAGCGTTCCCAAGAGGAGCATGGCCGTGTTGACGACCGGCTTTCCGCGTAGTGTGCCTTTCAGAAGAATTCCGCCCGAAACCGTGTAGAGGGACCACAGCAGTATGATAAAGGGAACGTAATCGGCGAGGACAATGTGCAGAATTTCATAAGCCGCCCCGCCCCTGAAGGCGATCAGAAAGGGGATGCCCATGGAAGCCGCCCAGAATGCGGATATCTTGCCGAAATGATGATGCCAGAAATTGGGCAGAAGCAGAGGCATCAGGGCGATGGAGAGCAGCATGCAGGCGAAGGGGATACAGCTCCACAAGGGAAGGCGTTCCCCCAGGTTGGCATGCCCTTCTTTTTCGTGGCCGCTACCGGAGGGCGTGAGTCCGGCAGGGTCCTGGCTGTGCGTATCTGTTGATGCTTCCGACGAGTGCCCTTGCGCGTGGGAGCGTGTTGCTGAACCGAGAACCAGAAATGAGATCAGGGATAAACAGATGGTTGCAAACGCCGCACACCGTATCAGAGGTCTCATGAGCGAGTTTCCTTTTACCTGCGCTATTAATGGGAAATACACCTCCAAAAAAGCATATTCGCTTTGAAGTTTCAATAATTATATGAATATTGGTCATTAAAAGATTTGTTATTAATTTATGAACATACGTTGCGACCGCTGTTTTTGATTGCAGGGGGTCTTCGCAAACCGGGCGTTGCGGGTGATTTCGCGTGTCGGTCCTGGCCGCGGGAAAATTTACTGGCATCACCGAATTAACCGTTGCAATATTCTTCTGATGTGTTATCAGGGAAAACTGTTCAAAATCCGGTAAAGCTAATATCGTAAATCCGGCAAGATCTCATGTTCTTCAACTATAAAAAGAACAGGGTATGGGCCGAAAACCTGTCCATCGTCATGCAGATCGGGCTGACCATGGCAGGGTGTATCTGTTTTTGCTTTTTTATCGGTCTCTATCTCGATCGCTGGCTGGGCACCCGGGGTATCCTGACGGTTGTGTTCATTTTGCTCGGAGTGGCGGGGGGCGCCAATGTCGTCTACCGGCAAATTATACATGTTACGAAAGACAGGGAATAGATGACGGCGGGAATCAGAAATACCCAGA containing:
- a CDS encoding sodium:proton antiporter translates to MRPLIRCAAFATICLSLISFLVLGSATRSHAQGHSSEASTDTHSQDPAGLTPSGSGHEKEGHANLGERLPLWSCIPFACMLLSIALMPLLLPNFWHHHFGKISAFWAASMGIPFLIAFRGGAAYEILHIVLADYVPFIILLWSLYTVSGGILLKGTLRGKPVVNTAMLLLGTLLASWMGTTGAAMLMIRPFLRANSYRKSRTFMVVFFIFLIANIGGSLTPLGDPPLFLGFLHGVTFFWTFKILPHMLLVTVLLLIIYFLLDTYFYRKEGAPHPDETGEKQPLKLEGVYNFILLAGVVGSVLMSGMVDWGEISTLGIHRAIQDWVRDGLLVFLGIASLLATPSRLRDDNDFTWFPIVEVAYLFIGIFITMIPCLLILKAGSHGALGFLIGAVEKPWHYFWVTGALSSFLDNAPTYLTFFNTALGSFYSELTEAQAVPLLMTDKAIYLQAISAGSVFFGACSYIGNAPNFMVRSIAEEAGTPMPSFFGYILKYSLVFLIPSFILVTLVFFLW
- a CDS encoding AtpZ/AtpI family protein; the encoded protein is MFFNYKKNRVWAENLSIVMQIGLTMAGCICFCFFIGLYLDRWLGTRGILTVVFILLGVAGGANVVYRQIIHVTKDRE